A genomic region of Capra hircus breed San Clemente chromosome 19, ASM170441v1, whole genome shotgun sequence contains the following coding sequences:
- the MRPL58 gene encoding peptidyl-tRNA hydrolase ICT1, mitochondrial isoform X2 yields MAAARCLRWGLSRAEACLLPPPTRCCHRALHRQGNAKQGNDDIPVDRLTISYCRSSGPGGQNVNKVNSKAEVRFHLASADWIAEPVRQKMALTHKNKINRAGELILTSECSRYQFRNLADCLQKIRDMIAEASQPATEPSKEDAALQKLRIENMNRERLRKKRINSAIKTSRRVDVD; encoded by the exons ATGGCGGCCGCCAGGTGCCTGCGCTGGGGTCTGAGCCGAGCCGAGGCCTGCCTGCTGCCGCCGCCCACGCGCTGCTGCCACCGGGCTCTGCACAGACAG GGCAACGCAAAGCAAGGCAATGATGACATTCCTGTAG ATCGCTTGACAATTTCTTACTGTCGGAGCAGTGGTCCTGGGGGCCAGAACGTTAACAAAG TGAACTCCAAGGCCGAAGTCAGGTTCCACCTGGCGAGCGCCGACTGGATCGCAGAGCCCGTGCGGCAGAAGATGGCCCTCACG CACAAAAATAAGATCAACAGGGCGGGAGAGCTGATCCTCACGTCTGAATGCAGCCGCTATCAGTTCCGAAACCTGGCAGATTGCCTCCAGAAGATTCGAGACATGATTGCCgaggccagccagccagccacggAGCCGTCCAAAGAAGATGCTGCACTTCAGAAACTCAG GATAGAAAACATGAATCGCGAAAGGCTCCGAAAAAAGAGAATAAACTCTGCCATCAAGACAAGCAGGAGGGTCGATGTGGACTGA
- the MRPL58 gene encoding peptidyl-tRNA hydrolase ICT1, mitochondrial isoform X1 — protein sequence MAAARCLRWGLSRAEACLLPPPTRCCHRALHRQVAGTEFRSAYSLDKLYPESRGADTAWRVPGNAKQGNDDIPVDRLTISYCRSSGPGGQNVNKVNSKAEVRFHLASADWIAEPVRQKMALTHKNKINRAGELILTSECSRYQFRNLADCLQKIRDMIAEASQPATEPSKEDAALQKLRIENMNRERLRKKRINSAIKTSRRVDVD from the exons ATGGCGGCCGCCAGGTGCCTGCGCTGGGGTCTGAGCCGAGCCGAGGCCTGCCTGCTGCCGCCGCCCACGCGCTGCTGCCACCGGGCTCTGCACAGACAGGTAGCGGGCACCGAATTCCGGAGCGCTTACAGCCTGGACAAGCTCTACCCGGAATCGCGGGGTGCGGACACCGCCTGGAGGGTCCCG GGCAACGCAAAGCAAGGCAATGATGACATTCCTGTAG ATCGCTTGACAATTTCTTACTGTCGGAGCAGTGGTCCTGGGGGCCAGAACGTTAACAAAG TGAACTCCAAGGCCGAAGTCAGGTTCCACCTGGCGAGCGCCGACTGGATCGCAGAGCCCGTGCGGCAGAAGATGGCCCTCACG CACAAAAATAAGATCAACAGGGCGGGAGAGCTGATCCTCACGTCTGAATGCAGCCGCTATCAGTTCCGAAACCTGGCAGATTGCCTCCAGAAGATTCGAGACATGATTGCCgaggccagccagccagccacggAGCCGTCCAAAGAAGATGCTGCACTTCAGAAACTCAG GATAGAAAACATGAATCGCGAAAGGCTCCGAAAAAAGAGAATAAACTCTGCCATCAAGACAAGCAGGAGGGTCGATGTGGACTGA
- the CDR2L gene encoding cerebellar degeneration-related protein 2-like: MRRAARMEDFTAEEEEPWYDQQDLEQDLHLAAELGKTLLERNKELEESLQQMYSTNEEQVQEIEYLTKQLDTLRHVNEQHAKVYEQLDLAARDLELTNQKLALESKVAQQKIHGLTETIERLQTQVEELQAQVEQLRDLEQLRLRREKRERRRTIHTFPCLKELCTSPRCEDAFRLHSSSLELGPRPLEQENDRLQTLVGVLRSQVSQERQRKERAEREYAAVLQEYSELERQLCEMEGCRFRVQELEAELLELQQMKQAKTYLLGREDHLAEALLAPLTQAPEADDPQPGSGDDSGSQDGVSSPAASPGHAVRKSCSDTALNAIMAKDPASRHAGNLTLHANSVRKRGMSILREVDEQYHALLEKYEELLSKCRQHGAGVRHAGVQTSRPISRDSSWRDLRAGEEGLGEAKAEKSLSQHVEAVDKRLEQSQPEYKALFKEIFSRIQKTKADINATKVKTHSSK, encoded by the exons ATGCGGAGGGCCGCTAGGATGGAGGACTTCACGGCAGAGGAAGAGGAGCCCTGGTACGACCAGCAGGACCTGGAACAGG ACTTGCACTTGGCCGCAGAGCTGGGGAAGACGCTGCTGGAGAGGAACAAGGAGCTAGAGGAGTCTCTACAGCAGATGTACTCCACCAACGAGGAGCAAGTGCAGGAGATCGAG TACCTGACCAAACAGCTGGACACGCTGCGCCACGTGAATGAACAGCACGCCAAAGTGTACGAGCAGCTGGACTTGGCGGCCCGAGACCTGGAGCTGACCAATCAGAAGCTGGCACTGGAGAGCAAGGTGGCCCAGCAGAAGATCCACGG GCTGACAGAAACCATTGAGCGCCTGCAGACCCAGGTGGAGGAGCTGCAGGCTCAGGTGGAGCAGCTGCGGGACCTGGAGCAGCTGCGCCTGCGGCGGGAGAAGCGCGAACGCAGACGCACCATCCACACCTTCCCTTGCCTCAAGGAGCTGTGCACCAGCCCCCG GTGTGAAGATGCCTTCCGCCTGCACAGCTCCTCCCTGGAGCTGGGCCCGCGGCCCCTGGAGCAGGAGAACGACCGGCTGCAGACCTTGGTGGGCGTGCTGCGCTCCCAGGTGAGCCAGGAGCGGCAGCGCAAGGAGCGGGCGGAGCGCGAGTACGCGGCGGTGCTCCAGGAGTACTCGGAGCTGGAGCGGCAGCTGTGCGAGATGGAGGGCTGCCGCTTCCGCGTGCAGGAGCTGGAGGCCGAGCTGCTGGAGCTACAGCAGATGAAGCAGGCCAAGACCTACCTGCTGGGCCGGGAGGACCACCTGGCCGAGGCCCTGCTGGCGCCCCTCACCCAGGCACCCGAAGCCGACGACCCCCAGCCCGGCAGTGGCGACGACTCGGGCTCCCAGGACGGGGTCTCCTCTCCGGCCGCCTCCCCGGGCCACGCTGTGCGCAAAAGCTGCAGTGACACGGCGCTCAACGCCATCATGGCCAAAGACCCGGCCAGCCGGCATGCGGGCAACCTCACGCTGCACGCCAACAGCGTGCGCAAGCGGGGCATGTCCATCCTACGCGAGGTGGACGAGCAGTACCACGCGCTGTTGGAGAAGTACGAGGAGCTGCTGAGCAAGTGCCGGCAGCACGGGGCCGGGGTGCGGCACGCGGGGGTGCAGACCTCGCGGCCCATCTCCCGGGACAGCTCGTGGAGGGACCTGCGGGCGGGCGAGGAGGGCCTGGGGGAGGCCAAGGCAGAGAAGAGCCTCAGCCAGCACGTGGAGGCCGTGGACAAGCGGCTGGAGCAGAGCCAGCCCGAGTACAAGGCGCTCTTCAAGGAGATCTTCTCCAGGATCCAGAAGACCAAGGCCGACATCAACGCCACCAAAGTCAAGACGCACAGCAGCAAGTGA